The DNA segment TTTCCAGCCCCTTGAAGTAGCGGCCCAGAGGGAAGCCGGGGACAAAGCCGCGTTCAGTGAGCTGGTCAACCAGCTCATAGGCCGGAATGGGGAGCCTGATCGCGAATTCATTGCAGAACGGGGCATCTGTCAGCAAACTGATGCCGGGAATCTCTGTGAGTCGCTGTGCAGCGTACTGTGCATTTTCCATGCTTTTTTCTGCAACGCGCTGCATGCCGCAGGGACCAAGAAGGCTCATGTAGGCAAGGGCGCGCAGGGCGCACAGAGACTGGTTCGAGCAGATGTTTGACGTGGCGCGCTGGCGGCGGATGTGTTGCTCGCGGGCCTGAAGGGTCAGCACGTAGCCTGTACGGCCTTCGGTATCCACGGTGCGGCCAACGATTCGGCCGGGCATCTGGCGCACCATTTTTTTGGTGCAGGTCATGATGCCGAGGTATGGGCCGCCAAATGACAGAGGCATGCCAAGGCTCTGGCCTTCGGCCACTGCGATGTCTGCGCCCATTTCACCGGGTGTTTTGAGGATGCTCTGCATGACCGGATACACAGAGATAACACTTTTTGCCTTGACGGAGCGTGCATGGTCAAACAGTTCGGTGAAGTCATTGACGTTACCGAAGAAGTTGGGATTCTGCACAACAACAGCAGCGGTTTCTGAGTCTACAGCGGCCTTAAGTGCGTCGAGGTCTGTTGACCCGTCGCGGTGAGGCACGGTGACCAGATCAAGTTTGAGATTTTTGGTATATGACGCCAGCATGATGCGATAAATCGGGGACAGGGCTTCGCTGATGACCAGCTTTTTACGCTTGGTCGCCCGGACGCCCATCATCATGGCTTCAAAGATGGCAGAACCGCCATCGTACACCGAGGCATTAACGCACTCCATGTCGAAGAGGCGGGAGATGGCTGTTTGATATTCGAAGATAGCCTGCAGGGTGCCCTGTGAGGCTTCTGGCTGGTAGGGGGTGTAGGCCGTGGCAAATTCACCACGGTTAGTCAGGGTGTCGACAGCGGCCGGGATATGGTGGTCATAGAATCCCGCGCCAAGGAAGCTGACAACATCAACGACGTTCTTTTCCGCCAGTCGTTCGATGTGGGCCATGACTTCCATTTCGCTCAGACCATCGGGGAGATTGAAGCTCTTGGGACGAAGCGCCGGGGCGATGTCCGCAAAAAGAGCATCAATGTCGCTGACCCCAATGGTGTCAAGCAT comes from the Desulfobaculum bizertense DSM 18034 genome and includes:
- the gcvPA gene encoding aminomethyl-transferring glycine dehydrogenase subunit GcvPA; the encoded protein is MPYIPHTPEETRQMLDTIGVSDIDALFADIAPALRPKSFNLPDGLSEMEVMAHIERLAEKNVVDVVSFLGAGFYDHHIPAAVDTLTNRGEFATAYTPYQPEASQGTLQAIFEYQTAISRLFDMECVNASVYDGGSAIFEAMMMGVRATKRKKLVISEALSPIYRIMLASYTKNLKLDLVTVPHRDGSTDLDALKAAVDSETAAVVVQNPNFFGNVNDFTELFDHARSVKAKSVISVYPVMQSILKTPGEMGADIAVAEGQSLGMPLSFGGPYLGIMTCTKKMVRQMPGRIVGRTVDTEGRTGYVLTLQAREQHIRRQRATSNICSNQSLCALRALAYMSLLGPCGMQRVAEKSMENAQYAAQRLTEIPGISLLTDAPFCNEFAIRLPIPAYELVDQLTERGFVPGFPLGRYFKGLENCLLVACTEKHSRQDLGILAEMVGGVIR